One Tamlana carrageenivorans genomic region harbors:
- a CDS encoding ATP-binding protein produces MSPFESSNIDFKSLKKVVGPKSDLKSLSETCVSFANAQGGLIVVGVEDGKLEPPVDQKIEQDVVNKTISRLRDLTDSVGIVNPEIITHENGGQYFKFIIHPSTRTIATTSTGKVFVRVTDNCVPVSGEELTNLAAEKSAFQWELVSIGKVKLKDADINQVTYFVEQIQNSKFVSDFIKEKSNEEILEFYQLINQEGFLTNLGVIWLGKANQRARLSYPLTVQYIVYNDFEEKIRKKDWHFHLHNPKELLIEIEKEAVELNYTTEISSGLFRKQIRNYPKEVIRELLINAIAHKRYTISGDIFIEVYPNRMVITNPGGLPLGITANNILHERHRRNPHLIQTLHDLGLMEGEGSGYDLIYEKLVREIKPLPVIESSINKTSVTVYSGVVDKEAFEILEYISQHFKLSQKEYIVLGLVASDKKILSTQLSLKLQLTTEDRLRSWMGSLLEKSILTSRGIKKGTEYLLNPTLFSQSRLNIAPTLKTIDKEQLKHLIIEYLKYNGERSKQDIHKHIKDVELNDIQKCLYVLVEEGILLPLGGRKNRTYKLAKKK; encoded by the coding sequence ATGAGCCCTTTTGAAAGCAGCAATATAGATTTTAAAAGTTTAAAAAAAGTAGTTGGTCCTAAATCTGACCTTAAAAGCTTGTCTGAGACCTGTGTTTCTTTTGCAAATGCACAAGGAGGCTTAATTGTTGTTGGTGTAGAAGATGGTAAATTAGAGCCTCCGGTTGACCAAAAAATTGAACAAGATGTGGTGAATAAGACCATCTCGAGGTTAAGAGACTTAACAGATTCTGTTGGTATTGTAAACCCTGAAATTATTACTCATGAAAACGGGGGACAATATTTTAAATTTATAATCCACCCCTCTACACGCACTATTGCAACAACTTCTACGGGTAAGGTTTTTGTTAGGGTTACTGATAATTGTGTACCTGTTTCTGGAGAAGAACTTACCAACCTAGCCGCAGAAAAAAGTGCTTTTCAATGGGAGTTAGTTTCTATTGGTAAAGTAAAGCTAAAGGATGCGGACATAAACCAAGTTACTTATTTTGTTGAGCAAATACAGAATTCAAAATTTGTTTCAGATTTTATTAAAGAAAAATCTAACGAAGAAATATTAGAATTTTATCAATTAATTAATCAAGAAGGATTTTTAACGAATTTAGGTGTAATTTGGTTGGGTAAAGCAAACCAAAGGGCAAGGTTAAGTTACCCATTAACGGTGCAGTACATTGTATATAATGATTTTGAGGAAAAAATAAGAAAAAAAGATTGGCATTTTCATTTACATAACCCGAAAGAATTACTTATTGAAATTGAAAAAGAAGCTGTCGAATTAAATTATACAACCGAAATTTCAAGTGGTCTTTTTAGAAAACAAATAAGGAATTACCCAAAAGAGGTTATTAGAGAATTACTTATTAATGCTATTGCTCATAAGCGCTACACTATTTCTGGAGATATATTTATAGAAGTCTACCCTAACAGAATGGTTATTACTAATCCTGGAGGTCTACCTTTAGGTATTACTGCCAACAATATTTTACACGAAAGGCATAGACGCAACCCACACCTTATTCAAACGCTTCATGATTTAGGGTTAATGGAAGGTGAAGGTTCTGGATATGACTTAATTTATGAAAAACTAGTACGAGAAATTAAACCTTTACCAGTAATAGAAAGTTCAATAAATAAAACTTCGGTTACGGTATACTCAGGTGTAGTAGATAAAGAAGCTTTTGAAATTTTAGAATATATATCACAACACTTTAAATTAAGTCAAAAAGAATATATTGTATTAGGTTTAGTAGCCTCAGATAAAAAGATACTTTCAACACAATTATCTCTAAAATTACAGTTAACCACAGAAGACCGCTTAAGGAGTTGGATGGGTAGCCTATTAGAAAAATCCATTCTTACATCTAGGGGGATAAAAAAGGGAACAGAATATTTATTAAACCCAACCTTATTCTCGCAATCTAGATTAAATATAGCGCCTACTTTAAAAACCATTGACAAGGAGCAATTAAAGCATTTAATTATAGAGTATTTAAAATATAACGGGGAGCGTTCTAAACAAGACATACACAAGCATATTAAAGATGTAGAATTAAACGATATACAAAAATGTTTGTATGTGTTGGTCGAAGAAGGAATTTTACTTCCCTTGGGCGGTAGAAAAAACAGAACGTATAAATTGGCTAAAAAAAAATAA
- a CDS encoding N-6 DNA methylase encodes MQHFILPLIFLKHISERYELRRDTLTLMLNDPKSDYYTQDTEEQRYVLEDSDEYLSKNTYIIPEKATWQFLQDNAEQDNIKVLVDDAFDLLDDTLATYRPDLKGILPRIFVKSQLTAKQVAGLINLLANPKLSEKENPDSDILGRVYEYYIGKFAIAEGSGAGQFFTPGSIVRLLVEMIEPYEGKIFDAACGSGGMFVQSLKFLKAHNGDKKNISIYGQERYDGTLRLCKMNLALRDLSFDVRLGDSLLQDKFPDLKADFIIVNPPFNVSQWHPEDLPENDPRLFGPREEFTTDGNANYMWMQTFWSHLSDKGTASVVMANGAMTSNNKGEKNVRQYMVDNSMVDCIVRLPDKLFLTTGIPACIFILSKSRDGKDDIHRERSNEILFIDTSKMGTMESRKLRVFTDEDVNKVAETYHAWRNVPSKETAQSVSYKNIDGYCYAATLDEVKKQDYKLTPGIYVGTEAIEDDGIPFEEKMEALKIQLQEQFDMGNELQQQILDNFKKI; translated from the coding sequence ATGCAGCATTTCATTTTACCACTTATATTCCTAAAGCATATCTCTGAGCGCTATGAACTAAGACGTGACACGTTAACTCTGATGCTTAATGATCCTAAATCGGATTACTACACTCAAGACACAGAAGAACAACGCTATGTTTTAGAAGACTCAGACGAATACCTTTCTAAGAACACCTACATCATTCCTGAAAAAGCAACATGGCAATTTCTACAGGATAATGCTGAGCAGGACAATATTAAAGTTCTGGTTGACGATGCCTTCGATTTACTAGATGATACTCTAGCGACATACAGGCCAGACTTAAAAGGGATTCTCCCAAGAATATTTGTTAAAAGCCAGCTAACAGCGAAGCAGGTTGCTGGTTTAATAAACTTATTGGCTAATCCCAAACTTTCCGAAAAGGAAAACCCAGACAGTGACATTTTGGGTAGAGTGTACGAATACTACATTGGAAAGTTTGCCATCGCCGAGGGTTCTGGTGCGGGGCAATTCTTTACTCCAGGGAGTATAGTACGCTTGTTAGTCGAAATGATAGAGCCTTACGAAGGCAAAATATTTGATGCCGCCTGTGGTTCGGGAGGAATGTTTGTTCAGTCCTTAAAATTCCTGAAGGCTCATAATGGAGACAAAAAGAATATTTCAATCTACGGACAGGAGCGCTATGATGGTACACTTCGTTTATGTAAAATGAATCTTGCTTTACGTGATTTATCTTTCGATGTCCGTTTAGGAGACTCTTTACTGCAAGATAAGTTCCCCGACTTAAAAGCCGATTTCATTATTGTAAATCCGCCATTTAATGTAAGCCAGTGGCACCCTGAAGATTTACCAGAAAATGACCCACGATTATTTGGTCCTAGAGAAGAGTTCACTACCGATGGTAATGCCAATTATATGTGGATGCAAACGTTTTGGAGCCATTTAAGCGACAAAGGAACTGCTAGTGTGGTTATGGCAAATGGTGCCATGACATCGAACAATAAAGGCGAAAAAAACGTACGCCAATATATGGTAGACAACAGCATGGTAGATTGTATAGTGCGCCTCCCAGACAAGTTGTTCTTAACAACTGGTATTCCAGCCTGTATCTTTATTTTAAGTAAAAGCAGAGATGGTAAAGATGACATACACAGAGAGCGTAGCAATGAAATTCTGTTTATAGATACTTCTAAGATGGGCACCATGGAAAGCCGTAAGCTACGCGTATTTACCGATGAAGATGTTAACAAAGTTGCCGAAACCTATCATGCTTGGCGCAATGTTCCTTCTAAGGAGACAGCGCAATCTGTTAGCTATAAAAATATAGACGGCTACTGCTATGCTGCTACCCTGGATGAGGTTAAAAAACAAGACTACAAACTGACACCTGGCATTTATGTTGGTACCGAAGCTATTGAAGATGACGGTATACCTTTTGAAGAAAAAATGGAAGCTTTAAAAATTCAATTGCAAGAGCAGTTCGATATGGGCAATGAATTACAACAACAGATTTTAGATAATTTTAAAAAGATTTAA
- a CDS encoding IS30 family transposase, whose product MVRKKTGRLTLKERIQIETLLTEKKNKSYIAITINRARSTVTREVNKWVQTDRDKYSAELAHWCAKDDYLNKRNIDKISKYPRLRIYVYRGLLSQWTPEQIAGRLKEEFPNDPIMSISHESIYRYIYAKPQASLNKKLIKLLVRKKTRRRPSKKRRRTGSKILNQVSIDLRPEHINLRNEIGHWEGDLMIGKDQKSAIGTIVERKSRYTLIIKLKARNSKEIAKMFSKELNKLDPIFKKSMTYDNGIEMARHETITKKTGMKIYFAHPYSSWERGTNENTNGLIRRYLPKGTDFNKIDLNTFIEIQEKLNNRPRKIIGFKTPNEVMIKELKIVA is encoded by the coding sequence ATGGTACGAAAAAAAACAGGTAGACTTACCCTTAAAGAAAGAATACAGATTGAGACTCTTTTAACTGAAAAAAAGAATAAATCATACATCGCTATAACCATTAACAGAGCTCGATCTACGGTTACAAGAGAAGTTAATAAATGGGTGCAAACAGATAGAGATAAATACTCAGCAGAACTAGCTCATTGGTGCGCCAAAGATGATTACCTAAACAAAAGAAATATTGATAAAATATCTAAGTACCCTAGACTTCGAATTTATGTCTATAGGGGCTTATTATCACAATGGACTCCTGAACAAATTGCTGGAAGACTAAAAGAAGAATTCCCAAATGATCCTATAATGTCTATTTCTCACGAATCAATTTATAGGTACATATATGCAAAGCCTCAAGCTAGTTTAAATAAAAAACTAATTAAACTCCTCGTACGCAAAAAAACAAGACGTAGACCCTCTAAAAAAAGACGCAGAACAGGATCTAAAATATTAAACCAAGTCAGTATAGACCTAAGGCCCGAGCATATTAACCTAAGAAATGAAATCGGACACTGGGAAGGAGATTTAATGATTGGGAAGGATCAAAAATCGGCTATTGGAACTATCGTAGAACGCAAATCTAGATATACATTAATTATCAAACTAAAAGCCAGGAACTCTAAGGAAATTGCTAAAATGTTTTCTAAAGAACTTAACAAACTAGATCCCATATTCAAAAAATCTATGACCTACGATAATGGAATTGAAATGGCAAGACACGAAACAATTACCAAGAAAACAGGTATGAAAATTTACTTTGCACACCCCTATTCTTCTTGGGAAAGAGGTACCAATGAAAACACTAACGGACTCATCAGAAGGTACCTCCCAAAAGGAACAGATTTTAACAAAATTGACTTAAATACATTCATCGAAATTCAAGAAAAATTAAACAATAGACCTCGTAAAATTATTGGATTTAAAACCCCTAATGAAGTTATGATAAAAGAACTAAAAATTGTAGCTTAG
- a CDS encoding IS256 family transposase produces the protein MNSDLEKQLDALIGKISNKEDFDQVKEQLLKRGIESLLKAEMTAHLGFQKGGSVIENNQRNGFSEKTIKTHNGEQRIKIPRDRQASFEPVIVPKHQSISQELEDCIQLLYAKGMSNSDIIDFIESTYGVQYSTSQVSIITNQLLEDIKQWQNRPLEDVYPIVWIDAIHYKIRQEGKVISKACMIVLGVNTEGQQDILSMSIVETEKAAAWMSILDDLRSRGVKDIFFLCSDNLSGLDKAVEAIFPGSIRQICIVHQIRNSLKYVSYKDRKSIMVDIKAIYQADNEKFALEAFEVFKQNWEDKYLSAVQSWENNWDNLTAFLNYPKEIRKLIYTTNIIESFNASLRKYTRNKKVFPHDDAALKSIYLAAQSISKKWKKTRFKWGQIYNQLYICFPNRL, from the coding sequence ATGAACTCAGACTTAGAAAAACAATTAGACGCCTTGATCGGCAAAATCAGCAACAAGGAGGACTTTGACCAGGTCAAGGAACAGTTGCTTAAACGTGGTATTGAATCACTTTTAAAAGCAGAAATGACTGCCCACTTAGGGTTTCAAAAAGGAGGTTCTGTAATTGAGAACAACCAGCGCAATGGTTTCTCAGAGAAAACTATCAAGACTCATAACGGCGAACAACGCATCAAAATCCCCAGAGATCGTCAAGCGAGCTTTGAGCCTGTTATTGTCCCCAAACATCAATCGATTAGTCAAGAATTAGAAGATTGTATTCAACTGCTTTACGCCAAAGGTATGAGCAATAGCGATATTATTGATTTTATTGAAAGTACCTATGGAGTGCAGTATTCCACATCACAGGTATCCATTATCACCAATCAATTATTGGAAGACATCAAACAATGGCAGAATAGACCTTTAGAAGACGTATATCCCATTGTCTGGATAGATGCTATTCATTATAAAATACGTCAAGAAGGCAAGGTAATATCTAAAGCCTGTATGATAGTTTTAGGGGTGAATACCGAAGGGCAACAAGATATTTTGAGCATGAGTATTGTGGAGACAGAAAAGGCAGCTGCTTGGATGTCCATTTTAGACGATCTGCGCTCTAGAGGCGTAAAAGATATCTTCTTTCTGTGTTCGGATAACCTCTCTGGATTAGATAAAGCTGTAGAAGCTATTTTTCCAGGTAGTATACGTCAAATATGTATCGTACATCAAATTAGAAACTCTTTAAAATATGTGAGCTATAAGGACCGTAAATCAATAATGGTCGATATTAAAGCTATTTATCAAGCCGATAATGAGAAATTCGCTTTAGAGGCTTTCGAAGTCTTTAAACAAAATTGGGAAGATAAATACCTCTCTGCCGTACAGTCTTGGGAAAACAATTGGGATAATTTGACCGCGTTTTTAAACTACCCAAAAGAGATTAGAAAACTTATATATACTACCAATATCATTGAGAGTTTTAATGCCAGTTTAAGAAAATATACACGCAACAAAAAAGTCTTTCCTCATGATGATGCAGCACTGAAATCCATATATTTAGCAGCTCAAAGCATCAGCAAAAAATGGAAGAAAACACGATTTAAATGGGGCCAAATTTACAATCAATTGTATATTTGTTTTCCAAACAGGTTATAA
- a CDS encoding IS4 family transposase, whose product MNKSKNFSGHPIIKQVLNFILPKDVHRTAKKHNSDRYTKKFTTYEHLATMVFTVISGCSSLREVSSIMLACEGKINHLGLTDFPKRSTLSDANRRRSSEVFADIYHLLYKRYHRFLSDSRPLEPAVKNLKIVDSSTIPLFSDILKGVGRNPLNGKKKGGIKMHTMINAMEDVPCLIKFSSAATHDHTFLKDLELKKGSYVVFDKGYVDYEQYQKWTLEDVYFVTRQKDNARYTSLEEFDISNKVDDAVLKDEKIGLTDKNGNAFSLRRIAFWHEKHQKVYEFITNNYDLDADKIADIYKNRWQIETMFKRLKQNFPLKYFLGDNQNAIEIQIWVSLIIQLIMLVIQRKAQRNWAYSNMMSVIRYHLMTYIDLFKFLKNPEANWEEITTKNIGQLSLFDP is encoded by the coding sequence ATGAATAAAAGTAAAAACTTTAGCGGACACCCCATAATCAAACAGGTATTAAATTTCATTTTGCCCAAAGATGTTCATCGGACAGCCAAAAAGCACAACAGCGATCGCTATACCAAAAAGTTTACCACCTATGAGCATTTGGCCACTATGGTATTTACCGTGATCAGTGGCTGTAGCTCACTTCGTGAGGTTTCCAGTATTATGCTTGCCTGCGAGGGAAAGATCAACCATCTAGGACTCACGGACTTTCCAAAACGCAGTACCTTGTCAGATGCTAACAGGAGAAGAAGCTCTGAAGTATTTGCCGATATTTATCATTTACTCTACAAACGTTACCATCGCTTTTTATCGGACAGCAGACCCTTAGAACCTGCAGTGAAGAACCTTAAAATCGTTGATTCCTCGACCATACCCCTATTTAGCGACATTCTTAAAGGTGTAGGAAGGAACCCGCTCAACGGCAAAAAGAAAGGAGGTATCAAGATGCATACTATGATAAACGCCATGGAAGACGTTCCTTGTCTGATTAAGTTTTCAAGCGCGGCCACCCACGACCACACCTTTTTAAAAGACCTGGAACTCAAGAAGGGCTCTTATGTGGTTTTTGACAAAGGGTATGTGGATTATGAGCAATACCAAAAATGGACACTGGAAGATGTTTACTTTGTGACTCGGCAAAAGGACAATGCTCGCTATACAAGCCTTGAAGAGTTTGATATCTCCAATAAAGTGGACGATGCTGTCCTAAAGGACGAAAAAATAGGGCTTACGGACAAAAACGGCAATGCTTTTTCCCTGAGGAGAATCGCTTTTTGGCACGAAAAGCACCAAAAAGTTTATGAGTTCATCACTAATAATTATGATCTTGACGCAGACAAAATAGCCGACATCTATAAAAATAGGTGGCAGATTGAGACGATGTTCAAGCGGCTTAAACAGAACTTTCCGCTAAAGTATTTTTTGGGAGACAATCAAAATGCCATCGAAATACAAATCTGGGTCAGTTTGATAATCCAGCTCATTATGCTTGTGATCCAAAGAAAAGCCCAAAGAAACTGGGCTTATTCCAATATGATGTCCGTCATACGATACCATTTGATGACATATATCGATTTGTTCAAATTCCTGAAAAACCCAGAAGCTAATTGGGAAGAGATTACAACCAAAAACATTGGGCAATTAAGCCTTTTTGACCCATAA
- a CDS encoding fibronectin type III domain-containing protein, which produces MFKVLHFSNSKHETPTMKQFTGKISKSGYIILLWMLCHFQLHAQVFPVQVNPQMIPPYSLKLSEYGTAQSERVIVNMLLTDVADSNRRVTLKIYIENNAGLSIQSTEVVIGAHPIILDGGMPLRLTNLDLQPYFSLQNLSGIAPQQYNKTLPEGLYRFCFEVFDERSGQPLSRKSCATAYLVLNAPPFLNLPNRGEQIPQRDPQNIVFQWTPRHLNATNVQYEFTLAEIWDTGMDPQAAFLASRPLYQTTTYANTLLYGPAETALLPDKNYGWRVRAIVTDGISETAVFKNDGYSEIYYFTYTGACDAPSFLLAEAQNPTTQKILWQGAEHQQYKVQYRKKNYTSPSGGGWEGAVWFENNAYSEQTSIYNLEPGTTYEYRVGGMCKENTGFTYSQVNEFTTMIAASDTPSYTCGITPEIVITNKKPLEALVINDVFTAGDFPVTVKEVSFGNVESSPSGGGAAGGGGFFSGWGYITVPYLENTKIKVNFNRIKINSDYQLTEGVVFTDYDKNWGGVNDVGDEVAVLGSLTDVVKQALTLDIDSDTMKNINKLTDVIINLVKEGNLPKQLATKIEVASNQLEEMKQSYDVAKEEYDKAKTYDEKEAAEEKMENASASFKDAQRNLNIANEEVEKLKKEVRGIIKKAIKELYREGKEKEVLLLSKYTKNYNEVIGEYVNEEDIIFIDFVDIKNTQGATVSNQIKEFYQSEIDLLSTLFSQVLEESENEETIQALIEKSKEIGIDLIKEINEMSAQSDEVIIAHIKEKLIESYKSILINYKI; this is translated from the coding sequence ATGTTTAAAGTTTTGCATTTTAGTAATTCAAAACATGAAACCCCAACAATGAAGCAATTTACAGGTAAAATAAGCAAAAGTGGTTATATCATCTTATTATGGATGCTATGCCACTTCCAGCTTCATGCTCAGGTTTTTCCTGTTCAGGTTAACCCGCAAATGATTCCGCCCTATAGTCTTAAATTATCAGAATACGGCACGGCACAATCAGAGCGCGTAATTGTTAATATGTTATTAACCGATGTGGCAGATTCCAACCGTAGGGTCACTTTAAAAATCTATATCGAAAATAATGCGGGACTTTCTATTCAAAGTACAGAAGTTGTTATAGGCGCTCATCCCATTATTCTAGATGGAGGTATGCCGCTACGGCTTACCAATTTAGACCTGCAACCTTATTTTTCATTACAAAATCTAAGTGGCATTGCCCCACAACAATACAATAAAACTTTACCAGAAGGCTTATATCGTTTTTGTTTTGAAGTCTTCGATGAACGCTCTGGGCAACCCTTATCCCGAAAAAGTTGCGCAACAGCTTATTTGGTACTCAATGCTCCTCCTTTTTTAAACCTACCCAATCGTGGGGAACAAATTCCACAACGAGACCCCCAAAACATCGTGTTTCAGTGGACACCTAGACATTTAAATGCCACCAACGTACAGTACGAATTTACATTAGCCGAAATTTGGGATACTGGCATGGATCCTCAAGCTGCATTTTTAGCCAGTAGGCCTCTGTATCAAACCACGACATATGCCAATACCTTGCTTTATGGGCCTGCAGAAACCGCCTTGTTGCCAGACAAAAATTATGGCTGGCGAGTACGCGCCATCGTAACAGATGGCATTAGCGAAACCGCCGTATTTAAAAACGATGGCTATAGCGAGATTTATTACTTTACCTACACTGGCGCCTGCGATGCTCCAAGCTTTTTACTAGCAGAAGCGCAAAACCCAACTACCCAAAAAATATTATGGCAGGGTGCCGAGCATCAACAATATAAAGTACAATACCGTAAAAAGAACTACACCTCACCCTCAGGGGGAGGTTGGGAGGGGGCTGTTTGGTTTGAGAATAACGCATACAGTGAACAAACCTCTATTTACAATTTAGAACCTGGTACCACCTACGAGTATCGAGTTGGAGGTATGTGTAAAGAAAACACAGGTTTTACCTATTCGCAAGTTAACGAGTTTACCACCATGATAGCCGCTAGCGATACCCCAAGCTATACCTGTGGTATTACGCCAGAAATAGTTATTACCAATAAAAAACCTTTAGAAGCCCTTGTTATTAATGATGTTTTTACTGCAGGCGATTTTCCAGTAACGGTAAAGGAAGTATCCTTTGGAAACGTAGAATCCTCCCCTTCTGGGGGAGGTGCCGCAGGCGGAGGGGGCTTCTTCTCAGGCTGGGGTTATATAACCGTACCCTATCTAGAAAACACCAAGATTAAAGTAAATTTTAACCGCATAAAAATTAATAGTGATTACCAACTCACAGAAGGTGTGGTTTTTACAGATTACGATAAAAATTGGGGTGGCGTTAATGATGTTGGTGATGAGGTGGCCGTACTGGGAAGTCTTACAGATGTAGTCAAGCAAGCCTTAACTCTCGATATAGATTCTGATACGATGAAAAATATCAATAAGCTTACAGATGTCATTATAAATTTAGTAAAAGAAGGAAATTTACCTAAACAATTAGCGACTAAAATTGAAGTAGCTTCAAATCAACTTGAAGAGATGAAGCAAAGTTATGACGTAGCGAAAGAGGAGTATGATAAAGCCAAAACATATGATGAAAAAGAAGCTGCGGAAGAAAAGATGGAGAACGCCAGTGCCTCTTTTAAAGATGCACAAAGGAATTTAAATATTGCTAATGAAGAAGTTGAAAAACTCAAGAAAGAAGTAAGGGGGATAATTAAAAAGGCAATAAAAGAATTATATCGGGAAGGAAAAGAAAAAGAGGTGTTGCTTTTGAGTAAATACACTAAAAATTACAATGAAGTTATAGGTGAATACGTCAATGAGGAAGATATAATTTTTATTGATTTTGTAGATATCAAAAATACCCAGGGAGCTACTGTTAGTAATCAGATAAAGGAGTTCTATCAATCTGAAATTGATTTACTTTCTACTTTATTTTCCCAGGTTTTGGAGGAAAGTGAAAATGAAGAAACAATACAAGCACTAATAGAAAAATCTAAAGAGATTGGTATTGATTTGATTAAGGAAATTAATGAAATGTCTGCACAATCTGATGAAGTTATTATCGCACACATCAAAGAAAAACTGATTGAAAGTTATAAATCCATATTAATTAATTATAAGATTTGA